One Jeotgalicoccus saudimassiliensis DNA window includes the following coding sequences:
- a CDS encoding SEC-C metal-binding domain-containing protein — MTNTAAYLEKYDMEDLYHLAVNTGVTDEKALGKDELITKISNNLLNRDVLEYAYLYSDDAALESWRHGSEDGELGKNLSLTDVYGLYIMGLAYESLNEEDNFFILEEVLDKFEAVHTEENREARTGIQRQLNLIRAALHLYGVVEFKQIVHLFKKYYGMDVTIEEVVDMVNRSPYVITVNEKNREFVIDDMTDEQYEIIRNAQQKYKYYEPEFGKFIKFSNPGYIDESAAHETLKKWVSEHLNTNVASDYELYLHVLRMVISGRKREDISGEIKNLGHTFESKAEEDEFFELISNIVRQTRHFQYRGKSEAELGQRTIVREVKVGRNDPCPCGSGKKYKKCCGKAV, encoded by the coding sequence ATGACAAACACTGCAGCTTATTTAGAAAAGTATGATATGGAAGACCTTTATCACCTTGCGGTTAACACCGGAGTCACTGACGAAAAAGCGCTTGGGAAAGACGAACTCATAACAAAAATTTCAAATAACCTGCTGAACCGGGACGTTCTGGAATACGCGTACCTGTACAGCGATGATGCTGCGCTCGAGAGCTGGCGGCATGGGTCAGAAGACGGTGAACTCGGTAAAAACCTCAGTCTGACCGACGTCTACGGTTTATATATAATGGGACTCGCATACGAATCTCTGAACGAGGAAGACAACTTCTTTATATTAGAAGAAGTACTCGATAAGTTTGAGGCGGTCCATACCGAAGAAAACCGCGAAGCCCGGACGGGAATTCAGCGCCAGCTGAATTTAATACGTGCGGCACTGCACCTGTACGGTGTGGTTGAATTTAAGCAGATTGTGCATCTGTTTAAAAAATATTACGGTATGGACGTCACGATTGAAGAAGTGGTGGACATGGTCAACCGCTCGCCGTATGTTATTACTGTCAATGAAAAGAACCGTGAATTCGTCATCGATGATATGACAGATGAACAGTATGAAATTATCCGGAATGCCCAGCAGAAATATAAATATTACGAACCGGAATTCGGCAAGTTTATTAAATTCAGCAATCCGGGCTATATCGATGAATCGGCAGCTCATGAGACATTGAAAAAATGGGTATCCGAACATCTGAATACGAATGTGGCATCGGATTATGAACTGTATCTTCACGTACTCCGTATGGTAATCAGCGGCCGGAAGCGCGAAGATATTTCCGGGGAAATAAAAAATCTCGGACATACCTTTGAATCGAAAGCAGAAGAAGATGAATTCTTTGAATTAATCAGCAATATCGTCAGACAGACGAGACATTTCCAGTACCGGGGCAAGAGCGAAGCGGAACTCGGACAGCGGACAATCGTCAGGGAAGTTAAAGTCGGACGCAATGATCCGTGTCCGTGCGGCAGCGGAAAAAAATATAAAAAATGCTGCGGTAAAGCAGTATAG
- a CDS encoding alpha/beta hydrolase, with amino-acid sequence MKHLYIKSRNEAAKETLILFHGTGGRETDLLDVATTVNSEANILSLRGDVDENGHTRFFKRLTPTQYDEDSLKEEGGKIYGELKKLSEEYNFELEKAVIIGYSNGANIGAYLLLNYDLNVKGAMLMHSAYRTDTIGTGMLFDTDVLLTAGAQDMTATAGEAYTLKRKLENKGAKVSVKLTDGGHEISPMELMEGHVWYMPIKNSIRDEDKLL; translated from the coding sequence ATGAAACATTTGTACATTAAATCGAGGAACGAAGCGGCTAAGGAAACTCTGATATTATTTCACGGCACCGGCGGGCGAGAGACGGATCTTCTCGACGTAGCAACGACAGTCAACAGCGAAGCGAATATTTTAAGTTTGCGGGGAGATGTCGATGAGAACGGTCATACCCGGTTCTTTAAACGTCTGACGCCGACACAGTATGACGAGGACAGCTTGAAAGAAGAAGGCGGTAAAATATACGGGGAACTGAAAAAGTTAAGTGAAGAATATAACTTCGAACTCGAAAAAGCAGTAATAATCGGCTATTCAAACGGAGCCAATATCGGCGCGTATCTGCTCTTAAACTACGATTTGAATGTAAAAGGCGCAATGCTGATGCACAGTGCCTACAGAACCGACACAATCGGCACAGGTATGCTGTTTGATACAGATGTGCTGCTCACTGCCGGTGCACAGGATATGACGGCAACAGCAGGTGAGGCTTATACGTTGAAAAGAAAGCTGGAAAATAAAGGTGCGAAAGTCAGCGTGAAACTGACAGACGGCGGACATGAAATATCCCCTATGGAATTAATGGAAGGGCATGTTTGGTACATGCCGATCAAAAATTCCATAAGGGATGAGGATAAATTATTATAG
- a CDS encoding GNAT family N-acetyltransferase: MAYDIRKMKLTDAAGIIAHKQQVTAENPDTLATAIENRTITVEEEEATIQSLGPNDLGIVAVDGDKVIGMLNLRQDHRKKFEHIGQFGISLQKAYTGSGTGTRMVEQAVEFARDNEKLEKLILTVFANNPGAIKLYKRLGFEEEATLKKQVKLADGYTDLVYMANFLE; this comes from the coding sequence ATGGCATATGACATTCGGAAAATGAAACTGACAGATGCTGCCGGTATTATTGCTCATAAACAGCAGGTGACGGCGGAAAATCCGGATACATTGGCAACAGCAATTGAAAACAGGACGATTACTGTAGAAGAGGAAGAGGCAACGATACAGTCTCTCGGACCGAATGACCTCGGCATCGTAGCAGTCGACGGGGACAAAGTCATCGGCATGCTTAACCTCCGTCAGGACCACCGTAAAAAGTTTGAGCATATCGGCCAGTTCGGCATCAGCCTGCAAAAAGCTTACACAGGATCCGGTACAGGTACCCGGATGGTGGAACAGGCAGTGGAATTTGCGCGCGATAATGAAAAACTTGAAAAATTAATATTAACAGTTTTTGCAAACAATCCGGGAGCGATTAAGTTGTATAAACGTCTCGGTTTTGAAGAAGAGGCAACATTAAAAAAACAGGTGAAATTAGCAGACGGCTACACAGATTTAGTCTATATGGCGAACTTTTTAGAATAA
- a CDS encoding VOC family protein, translated as MSAYGIHHVSAITKDIIGNHDFFTEFLGHRLVKKTVNQDSTDMYHLFYSDYKGTPGTDVTFFEIGLAPKYTPGTNSISRTILRVPSTEAIEYFRTRMDEHGVYHEGIIDYFGETIMNFSDEEGQRFALAADPEYNGSEPYAGGGKIPAEYAITAIFGVELTVQYLKPMVQFLQLLGGEYEGDIDNDTKARVRFGGDSVFVVESRTTNVEKQGCGSVHHFALRVQDETSLTEIQNRVTKDKWRNSGIVDRHYFKALYISAPGNITVEISTDTPGFTIDEPLETLGEALSLPPFLEEDRDFIEMRLHPLN; from the coding sequence GTGAGCGCGTACGGCATTCATCACGTATCGGCAATAACGAAAGACATTATCGGCAACCATGATTTTTTTACAGAGTTTCTCGGACACAGACTGGTGAAAAAAACTGTCAATCAGGACAGCACTGATATGTATCACTTGTTTTACAGTGATTATAAAGGCACTCCCGGGACAGACGTCACATTTTTCGAAATCGGTCTGGCACCGAAATATACGCCCGGCACCAACTCCATTTCCCGCACGATTTTAAGAGTCCCTTCGACAGAGGCCATCGAATACTTCAGAACACGTATGGACGAACACGGTGTGTACCACGAAGGCATTATCGATTACTTCGGGGAAACAATAATGAATTTCTCAGATGAGGAAGGACAGCGCTTCGCACTCGCTGCAGATCCGGAGTATAACGGCTCTGAGCCGTATGCCGGCGGCGGTAAAATTCCCGCTGAATATGCAATAACGGCAATTTTCGGCGTTGAACTGACCGTCCAGTATTTAAAACCGATGGTTCAGTTTTTACAGCTTCTCGGCGGAGAATACGAGGGCGATATCGACAACGATACAAAAGCACGTGTCCGTTTCGGCGGCGACTCGGTTTTCGTCGTAGAATCGCGGACGACAAACGTTGAAAAACAGGGCTGCGGCAGTGTTCATCACTTTGCACTCCGCGTCCAAGATGAAACGTCGCTGACAGAAATCCAGAACCGCGTAACAAAGGATAAATGGCGCAATTCAGGCATCGTTGACCGCCATTACTTCAAAGCGCTGTACATCAGTGCCCCGGGTAATATTACGGTGGAAATTTCCACTGATACACCGGGCTTTACAATCGACGAGCCCCTTGAAACACTTGGCGAAGCGCTGTCGCTGCCGCCGTTCCTCGAAGAAGACCGGGACTTTATAGAGATGAGGCTCCACCCGCTGAACTGA
- the rarD gene encoding EamA family transporter RarD yields MSENNKGVLFVAGAYIIWGFLPIYWRQIETVSPFEIIAHRIFWSFIFMLLYIRFTGRWQYLKANLTFIFSDRKKALSLVAASVIISVNWLTYILAVNEGHILEAGLGYYINPFVSILLAFFILKERFSVGEWLAIFIVSIGVIYMTLGVGHIPWLALTLAVTFGVYGLIKKTINIDATYALAVETAVLAPVALLYILYLNATGANTLDFGLNSDTAFTMGTGVITAIPLLLFALGATRIPLSLTGLLQYIGPTLMLVIGIFMYGEAFTTTHKIAYAFIWSGLILYTLLRFKASRPRRPKGRIKLTDD; encoded by the coding sequence ATGTCCGAAAATAACAAAGGGGTACTGTTTGTTGCAGGTGCATACATCATATGGGGATTTCTTCCGATATACTGGCGTCAGATTGAAACGGTATCACCGTTTGAAATTATTGCACACCGTATATTCTGGTCATTTATTTTTATGCTGCTGTACATAAGGTTTACGGGCAGGTGGCAGTATTTAAAAGCGAATCTGACCTTTATTTTCAGCGACAGAAAAAAAGCGCTGAGTCTTGTGGCGGCATCTGTCATTATATCGGTCAACTGGCTGACATACATACTTGCAGTAAACGAAGGACATATACTGGAAGCGGGGCTCGGGTATTATATTAATCCGTTTGTCAGTATACTCCTCGCATTCTTTATATTAAAAGAACGTTTTTCAGTCGGAGAGTGGCTGGCAATTTTTATCGTTTCGATCGGAGTCATATACATGACACTTGGTGTCGGACACATTCCATGGCTTGCACTGACGCTCGCAGTTACGTTTGGTGTCTATGGACTGATCAAGAAAACTATTAATATCGATGCGACTTACGCACTGGCAGTGGAGACTGCTGTACTGGCCCCGGTGGCGCTTCTCTATATTCTGTATTTGAATGCGACAGGCGCTAATACACTGGATTTCGGATTGAACAGCGATACTGCATTTACGATGGGAACAGGTGTGATTACGGCAATTCCGCTGCTGCTTTTTGCATTGGGTGCGACGCGGATCCCGTTGTCACTGACCGGACTGCTGCAGTACATCGGGCCGACACTGATGCTCGTTATCGGGATCTTTATGTACGGGGAAGCATTCACAACGACGCATAAAATCGCCTATGCATTTATCTGGTCGGGGCTGATACTGTATACGCTGCTGCGCTTTAAAGCCTCGCGGCCGCGCCGTCCGAAGGGCAGGATTAAGCTGACTGATGATTAG
- a CDS encoding chromate transporter, which yields MHFKIFMVFFRVGVLGFGGGPSSIPLVKIEVVDKYGWMTNEDFQDTLAIANVLPGPIITKLAGHIGYQLKGWAGIITALTAIILPTAVLMTILLTLFSEFKDLPWVQGMSAGVVPVVLVMLAVLTVEFMQTAKNASTWKFIIPFTLVMLIVLEVLNIHPALVIGIIIVFSLLQRSGRKAGDS from the coding sequence ATGCATTTTAAAATATTTATGGTGTTTTTCCGGGTCGGCGTACTCGGTTTCGGCGGCGGACCTTCGTCCATTCCGCTTGTGAAAATAGAAGTCGTCGACAAGTACGGCTGGATGACCAATGAAGATTTTCAGGATACGCTCGCGATAGCAAACGTTCTGCCGGGACCGATTATTACAAAACTTGCCGGACATATCGGCTATCAGCTGAAGGGCTGGGCGGGCATCATTACAGCGCTCACTGCAATCATACTGCCGACAGCGGTATTGATGACCATTTTGCTGACACTGTTTTCGGAGTTTAAAGACCTGCCCTGGGTACAGGGAATGAGTGCCGGTGTCGTACCGGTCGTGCTCGTCATGCTCGCGGTACTGACTGTCGAATTCATGCAGACGGCCAAAAATGCATCGACCTGGAAGTTTATCATTCCGTTTACGCTCGTCATGCTTATCGTACTTGAAGTGCTGAACATTCACCCGGCACTCGTCATCGGTATTATTATAGTATTCAGCCTGCTCCAAAGAAGCGGCAGAAAAGCAGGTGACTCATGA
- a CDS encoding Cof-type HAD-IIB family hydrolase — protein sequence MKAIALDLDGTVLNNAGEFPDSLRDTLQAVHDKGIKIIIATGRSLPMIHKKVPHDVPVDGYVGASGMTVHHGDTLLSRTAFTEEQVDFVLSQVREHEIHYEMTTSEHGGPYTFKEDRAYAEKDLTQTPDATVLEYENIGTAKTLNSTEQWVDTLDINRSDIIKFYFFSNSKEKIDNWAALLQEKFTTDAGYQIYRTSDHNSEIMVYGTDKGTGLVTLLEEMNLSIDDVHAFGDSMNDIPMFKIAGKATAMANGKEDVKAIADDVTEFSCDEDGLEQYLKTHYL from the coding sequence ATGAAGGCAATTGCACTTGATTTGGATGGGACAGTTTTAAATAATGCCGGCGAGTTTCCGGATTCCCTCAGGGATACACTGCAGGCAGTGCACGATAAAGGGATCAAAATCATTATCGCGACCGGCCGCTCACTGCCGATGATACATAAGAAAGTTCCGCATGACGTACCCGTTGACGGCTATGTCGGTGCGAGCGGCATGACTGTACATCACGGAGATACGCTGCTCTCCCGCACAGCTTTTACCGAAGAACAGGTTGACTTTGTACTGTCTCAGGTGCGGGAGCACGAAATTCACTATGAAATGACAACGAGTGAACACGGCGGACCGTATACTTTTAAAGAAGACCGTGCTTATGCTGAAAAAGACCTGACCCAAACGCCTGATGCGACTGTGCTTGAGTATGAAAATATCGGCACGGCGAAAACTTTAAACAGTACCGAACAATGGGTCGATACTCTGGATATTAACCGTTCCGATATTATAAAGTTTTACTTTTTCTCAAACAGTAAAGAGAAGATCGATAACTGGGCCGCTCTGCTGCAGGAAAAGTTCACCACTGATGCCGGCTATCAGATTTACCGCACGTCAGATCACAACTCGGAAATTATGGTGTACGGTACGGATAAAGGTACGGGCCTCGTGACTCTTCTTGAAGAAATGAACCTTTCAATTGATGATGTTCACGCGTTCGGTGATTCAATGAATGATATTCCAATGTTTAAAATTGCCGGCAAAGCAACAGCGATGGCCAACGGCAAAGAAGACGTTAAGGCAATCGCTGATGATGTGACCGAATTCAGCTGTGATGAAGACGGTCTGGAACAATATTTAAAAACACATTATCTATAA
- a CDS encoding chromate transporter, with product MIYLEIFLAFLIPGILGYGGGPSSIPLVEREVVGTYDWMTTAEFAEVLALGNALPGPILTKMGAYIGYEAGGVFGSIVAISASVLPSLLLMIFLAAVLYKLKGTNKFKTLTLLIRPVIAILLGVIVFDFLFSSLEMSGTFHTVFLIGLSYVLLQLVKVHPALVIVIGLIYGALFIR from the coding sequence ATGATTTATCTCGAAATATTTCTGGCATTTTTAATTCCCGGTATACTCGGGTACGGCGGGGGACCATCTTCAATTCCTCTCGTTGAGCGCGAAGTGGTCGGAACGTATGACTGGATGACTACAGCGGAGTTTGCAGAAGTGCTTGCTCTCGGCAATGCATTACCCGGTCCGATATTAACGAAGATGGGCGCATACATCGGTTATGAAGCAGGGGGAGTGTTCGGCAGTATCGTTGCGATATCGGCAAGCGTTCTGCCGTCACTGCTTTTAATGATATTTCTCGCAGCAGTGCTTTATAAGCTGAAAGGCACGAACAAGTTTAAAACACTGACGCTCTTAATCCGTCCGGTCATTGCGATTCTGCTCGGGGTCATCGTATTTGATTTCCTGTTCAGTTCACTGGAAATGTCGGGGACATTCCATACAGTCTTTCTGATCGGATTGTCATATGTACTGCTGCAGCTCGTTAAAGTGCATCCGGCACTTGTTATCGTGATCGGTTTAATCTATGGTGCGCTGTTTATCCGGTAA